Below is a genomic region from Rhododendron vialii isolate Sample 1 chromosome 5a, ASM3025357v1.
TCATATGGAGCTTTGCTCCGACTTTAATTGGGCTTTCCACAAGTGGACGGAGGGATTGGGCCACAGAATTAGTCGGGGTGCTTGTAAGTTGGCCCGGACACTCAAAAAAAGTGTACAGCATATATCAACTTCAATGTATATACATCTGCAACTCATATATGTTGATTCCTATACCTTGAATTCAGGTTATGCTTGGAAATGGTTTGACTGATCTCCACTCCAATAATTATTATCCTGCAAGTGTGATAAGATGTGATTAAATAGGATGTGTTTTGCCGCAACAAGAAAACCAGGTGGCCTCTAATAACACACCTATTAAGCCAGTGCCAAACAGATCACTACAAGTGGCTGATCTTTATGAACACAAAAgcatttcttaatttcttttttcccttatCTCTAAAAGGTAAGTACAACTTGTTTTATGGGAAGCCAATACAGTGGGGTGATGCAAGAAATTTTAGCTTAGCTTAAAGAACCACATATTGATACTCTGAAAGGAAATCCTGAGGGCCCAAACAATAATAATTGAGCTCATGAGGTAGTTCATCGCATCAACCACCTGTTGGTCAACTTTCAGGACTTACGGGTTTGCTTTCTCTCAGATTTGGTACCTCTCAAGTACTATCAACTCTTGTGGGGCTAGTCGAAGCTTTAAATGGGAGTCCCGCTACTGGACTATCAGATTTGTCCCGAGGAAGTAGTCGAGGTGCGCGGACACCCTGAGAtatcaggggaaaaaaaggtcATCACAGTAAATATTAATACGTGTGCCCACATGAGAAGTTAGACTATAATTTCTGGCAACTGTTAGGTAGTATCAGGACCTAACAGAATTGCTTGAGACCTTATTTTAAGTACACTCCATTTTAGATCAATTATTGTCACTAAATTAATAGCCCCTTTCCACGTATTACTTGCACCATAGCTGATTAATCTATATGTATGCCATTTGAATGATTGTGAATGGACACTTCAGTTCTATCCATGCAAATTTTAaaatgagtgatcttatgacaGGAAGTGTTGCTTTCATTATGAATAGGACAGATAGCTAATATTTTCCCTTTGTCTTGGGTAGTTGACAGTCTATCAAAGAAAACAGAGAGATAACTTTAACCTAAGTCCATAGGATCCCAAAACCTGAGAGCCAGGATACGCACAAAAACTCAACCCGAGAAATACTATCGTTTAGTTCTTAACGTAAACTGTTAGAGAAATGGGTCCAATTATGTATACCAAATTATTCACCATCCTTCATCGCGTGTAAATTCCATCATGCACGTGGAGATGCAAATCTTTATAGATAGAGCGAACAAAGAACAAATGTAAATTTAGAGGAGTTTCTTGGTGATCTTCCAAAAACACATTGACAACATTTCCTGGATAAGAGGAGTTTCTTGGTTGTCAAACTAGGGTTAACACACAATTCATTCAACTCTCCTCTGGATCACATGATGTAAGGACATCAAAGCATTTGAATGTGTTGGACAAAAGAAGGGGCATCCCCACAACCTAAGTAAATCCCTTCCAGTTTCCTCTCTTCACCTCCCATCAACTTAAGCTTCCTTGTATTACAAACCTATTTGAGATTTAcatccacacaaatgattctaGTCGTCTTCCGATATGACCAGTATAATGGATCCATTGTGAGTGGCAAGCCCCTTCTAGGCGCTCTCTATCATGTTGTATTTTATAGAATCAGTACTtatcaaaagtttttttctcTGAACTAGGGGAAAAGATACTTCTCCTTGGACGAAAATGACAAACATGCATCAACTCTTAATGCATCCACGCCACGAAATATGACAACTCCAAATGTAACACCGAAGGAAAAACATATGCATATAAATGCAAACTTTGCTTACACTCTCTCAACTTTACTGTCTCCAAAAAAAACATGGATTGAACCATCTTCTGAAAAAAACATGCCAAAGCATATGAGTTCAATACCAAGTCATCAGAGCAGCTTGCTTTCTCCACAGCTGAAGTTCTTCCAATATGAGTTATTGTTCATATGTTCGTACATATTCAACTTCAACAAGAGCATAACTAAATCACAATATACTTGAGGCGACAACCGCTACATTTGGACGCGCACAAGTGAGTTAACTTTCACGGCATACTCATAGAACAGGTGATACTTTTTTTCACCTCTAGTTATTAgtttcaattgcttgaattcCTGTATGGAAAATCTCTTTGCTGGTACCTGCAAGCATTAAAACATGAAGTCCGGTCATCAAATGGATTGATAGGATTCTCTTAACAAGGGAAATAGAGTCAATTGGTGACTACAAAATTATATACTTACCATCCCAGCTTCCAAAAACAGAGTAGAGGCGAGGCAAATCATATCTCTAGAACAATATCTGCCACCACAAAACAGATACAATCAACAAACTGCAGGATCTGTTGACGACCATCCCGACCAATAGAAGTGGCTTACCAAAAGATTACATGTCATAGTTTGGTTTAAATAGAATAAGTGTATGCATTTTTGTCTTCTTATAATATAGAACTACGTGTGATATGCTGGATTGATATACAGCTACTTCACCGGCAGAAAAGGATCTTACATTCTGAATCGGTCTTGACCCATTTACTTCCATCATTTGCAGTATCATCCgtttcatcttcttcatctggTTTGTGCATATGACTGGTATCTAAGTATTTCTTTGTCGTAGCCTTTGTACTGGAGTTTTGGGGATATACTTTCTTGTGTAGTATAGCTCTCAAAATCTGTATAAATAATCAGCCACCAACAAGGGATTTATTAAGTACTCAAACAAGTGGGAGAAGAATTACTGGATGCAACATATCCCCTCAACCCCTAAAGCTTACCCAAGCTAATGAACCATTGTGCTGAGATCACATggttaagaaatttcaaaatgagTACTCAGGTATTTGAATGTTCTTAATGGTGaaaacctcctcctctttcACTCCAATAACCTACGTGTAAAATTTAACACCCTCCTACAGTCGTCAGATACATTGAATGATCATATCTCTAGACAATGCCAAGGAACATTGTCGGTTCTTTCTTTCAAAACGGccgaaaagatttttttttcaagtacaCCAAAATGAAACATTAGTGGACTCCTACAAATCAAACATAGAAGCATGTGGACATTCTACAAACCATAAAACATTGCatccaaaaatgaattttttccATAAATTCATTTCCCTTATGTACGTTTTGGAAATACTTCCAATACGTTCCAAAATGTATCAAATGCATTTCCTTTTCCTAGCTAACTAAAACGACATAATCACATACCGAAATGAAATTTTGATCCTTGGGCAATGCACAGGCATGTTGTGCATGCTTACCTTCTCCATTGTGGACTTATCTGGAATTGGATCTCTCAAGCTGGGAGTGGGAGCGAACATGCTTTGGGATATACCAATCTTCTTAAGAAGGAAAGACAGTGCCTTTTTACGCATGCTTTTCTTGGTGTGATCCAAACATATATCTTTCCCTTTCAAGCTGGTACTTCGCTGGAGCTGACCACTTTGGCCCGCTGAAGCGCCACAAACAGTATTACCTTTACTGCTCTCATCTTCCAAGCTTGGTGTAAAGGTTAACATTTCCAGTTGAAGGTTTTCTAAATCCTCCGCTGCACTTGATTCATTAGAAACTTGTGTATGCAATAACACCAACTCTTTCTGAAGTTCTACAGCTTCCTCAGGCGTGATGTCTAGTGGTTGACCTTGGGAGGAAGATTGGCTCCCTTGGAGATTGCATCTCTCTGGATCTCCGTCCAGGCTTTTATTTCCAAATGTGCCAATTGCAAGCAATCCATGAGGCCAGTCACTGAACTCTTCTTTGCAAGGTTCTTGTAGTGTTTGGTCTATAATAAAGAACAAGGTTTAACATAAGGAAAAAGCAAAAATGGCCTTTTCAACGGCAGTATTAATCTTATGAATAATATATATCCTTTCATTCTCGTTCAACAATCATCAACTAGCAGACAGATTAGGCTGTTCAGCTTATTGTTTTCATTTGATACAAGTATTTGAAGAGATCAGAGTTAATTCAGTGACTCCATTTTAATTTTCAACCATATTATTTTGAGGGTTGCAACAAATGTATATCAATTTCATTCTATTTCAACTTATGAAATCCGTCAAAGCCAGGCTGGATTTGAAGATAAATAATATATAGTCTGGATCTGGTCAGGACGTCTTGACCAGAGCTTAGGTCCGGACTTCTCCCACAGCCATCGGATTGTGTTTTCGATGGTCCGGATGCACGGATAGTTTGTTCGCGCGAACAAACTATCTGTGcatccggaccattgaaaacacaatccaacggctgagatcgTGGTCCGGACCTAAGCTCCGGTCAGGACGTCCTGACCAGATCCGGACTCAGGAATGCACGGATAATAAGTTGTTATGGTTTGCCTGATACCTATAATAAAGGCATTACATGAGGAACAAACCTAAATACTGTAAAGATGGAAATGACCCAGTATCAACTTGACATTGAATTTATTGCCCATGTTGAATCTTTGTACATGTAGATGGTGCATATATAGGAATCAAATCAACCATCTACCTTCCTTTAGCTATTGCTATagatttgtttctttgtttctttgtgAAGTCGGTGAAGATGCTTCAACTCATAAAAGGTTGTAATTCCTCCAACTTGTGGTTTTAGTGATGAAAAATCACTAATGTCCAGTGCTTACAAGACAGAGACTAGTAGGGAAATATTGTGGATACATGTGTTGTGTTTTGTactttagttttggtagtatgAAGACATATATGCTTAAGATGTTGGACAAGAATGAAAGATGGAACTCGGGAAATTGCAGCATATGCGTAgtaacaagaaaaagaaggctAATCATACTTTATAGTTATTCAGCAATTCCATTCCACTGAATTGTGATTGTAAAGGAGACTGCAAAAAGATTTCGGATCAAACAGTATACACTCCCTCATATTGCTTCTC
It encodes:
- the LOC131325064 gene encoding protein NEGATIVE GRAVITROPIC RESPONSE OF ROOTS, which codes for MKIFSWMQSKLNGKQRTKKPNSKSDNDQTLQEPCKEEFSDWPHGLLAIGTFGNKSLDGDPERCNLQGSQSSSQGQPLDITPEEAVELQKELVLLHTQVSNESSAAEDLENLQLEMLTFTPSLEDESSKGNTVCGASAGQSGQLQRSTSLKGKDICLDHTKKSMRKKALSFLLKKIGISQSMFAPTPSLRDPIPDKSTMEKILRAILHKKVYPQNSSTKATTKKYLDTSHMHKPDEEDETDDTANDGSKWVKTDSEYIVLEI